From the Periophthalmus magnuspinnatus isolate fPerMag1 chromosome 1, fPerMag1.2.pri, whole genome shotgun sequence genome, one window contains:
- the slc26a11 gene encoding sodium-independent sulfate anion transporter, whose amino-acid sequence MDQSLLSRASAPRCCSFNTVKSWLPILTWLPQYNLKWLKMDVLAGLTVGLTTVPQALAYADVAGLPVQFGLYSAFMGGFIYMLLGTSKDVTLGPTAIMSLLCFSVVGGEPHRAVLLSLLCGLIQATMGLLRLGFLLDFISYPVIKGFTCAAAITIGFGQVKNILGLHGVPSQFVLEFYYTFAKIPEARVGDVVLGLVCLTFLITLTVMKRTLPEDNAPTISRVARKLIWTVATMRNALVVIGASVVSFSWETYGYDVFTITGKTAQGLPPFTPPPTSDTTANGTNVTFGEMVEDFGGGLAVIPFMGLLESIAIAKAFGSQNGYRIVANQELLAIGLTNIMGSFVSAYPVTGSFGRTAVNSQTGVCTPAGGIITSAVVLLSLAFLMPAFYYIPKASLAAVIICAVAPMADYKVVMKMWKIYKRDLLPFGVTFFVSFWEVQYGIIAGIAVSGALLLYNTARPKIKIFDNDTLVLELRGEVSFPASDYLSNFIHTNALPASSPRSVVLDCHHVSGIDYTVVNELSDLLRQFKLQGVRLVFARLEPSVLKVLLAADVKGLRYRDSVEEALQESQNLHSD is encoded by the exons ATGGACCAGTCTTTGCTGAGTAGAGCCTCTGCTCCGCGATGCTGCTCCTTTAACACAGTGAAGTCGTGGCTGCCTATCCTGACCTGGCTCCCACAATACAATCTGAAATGGCTGAAGATGGATGTCTTAGCAGGGCTCACCGTGGGACTGACCACTGTCCCACAGGCTCTAGCCTACGCGGATGTGGCAGGCCTCCCAGTGCAG TTTGGCCTATACTCTGCTTTCATGGGGGGCTTCATTTACATGTTACTGGGGACATCTAAAGACGTGACGCTGGGTCCAACAGCGATCATGTCCCTCCTGTGTTTCTCTGTGGTGGGAGGGGAGCCCCACAGAGCTGTGCTGCTCAGTCTGCTGTGCGGGCTCATCCAGGCGACCATGGGCCTACTCAGATTAG GCTTTCTCTTAGATTTTATTTCCTATCCGGTCATAAAAGGGTTCACGTGTGCAGCAGCAATTACAATTGGCTTTGGCCAGGTCAAG AATATTTTGGGACTCCATGGTGTGCCCTCTCAGTTTGTCCTGGAGTTTTATTACACTTTTGCCAAAATCCCAGAAGCCAGAGTCGGTGATGTGGTCCTGGGTCTGGTGTGTCTCACATTTCTGATCACTCTCACGGTTATGAAGAGAACTCTGCCAGAAGACAACGCTCCAACCATCAGCAGAGTGGCCAGAAAACTCATCTGGACTGTTGCTACCA TGCGTAATGCGCTGGTGGTCATAGGTGCATCAGTTGTGTCATTTTCTTGGGAGACCTACGGTTATGACGTTTTTACAATTACTGGGAAAACTGCTCAGGGACTGCCCCCCTTCACACCCCCTCCTACATCTGACACCACCGCCAATGGCACCAATGTCACTTTTGGAGAGATGGTAGAG gACTTTGGAGGAGGGCTTGCTGTCATTCCATTCATGGGTTTGCTGGAAAGCATTGCAATTGCAAAAGCATTTG GCAGTCAAAATGGTTACAGAATAGTAGCAAACCAGGAACTATTGGCCATCGGTCTAACAAACATCATGGGCTCTTTTGTGTCGGCCTACCCGGTCACTGGCAGCTTCGGCAG GACGGCTGTGAACTCTCAGACAGGAGTGTgcacaccagcagggggcatcaTCACCA GTGCAGTAGTGCTGCTCTCTCTGGCCTTCCTCATGCCTGCCTTCTACTACATCCCTAAAGCCTCTCTGGCCGCTGTGATCATCTGCGCCGTGGCTCCTATGGCCGACTACAAAGTTGTGATGAAGATGTGGAAGATCTATA agCGTGACCTGCTTCCTTTTGGAGTAACTTTTTTTGTAAGTTTCTGGGAGGTGCAGTACGGTATCATCGCTGGTATAGCTGTGTCTGGAGCCTTGCTGTTGTACAACACAGCAAGACCTAAAATAAAG ATATTTGATAATGACACTTTGGTTTTGGAGCTGAGGGGTGAAGTGAGTTTTCCTGCATCGGACTATCTGAGCAACTTCATACACACTAATGCCCTCCCAG cCTCGTCACCTCGGTCGGTGGTGCTGGACTGCCATCATGTCAGTGGGATCGACTACACTGTGGTCAATGAGCTCTCAGACCTGCTGCGACAGTTCAAATTGCAGGGGGTGCGACTGGTCTTTGCCAGATTAGAG CCATCTGTTTTGAAGGTGTTACTTGCCGCAGATGTCAAGGGCCTGAGATATAGAGACAGTGTTGAAGAGGCACTGCAGGAGTCACAAAACCTGCACTCAGACTGA
- the sgsh gene encoding N-sulphoglucosamine sulphohydrolase: MRLFLLLFLTLFLHCTAQTKRRNVLLIIADDAGFETEVYNNSVVHTPNLRSLAKRSLIFNNAFTSVSSCSPSRSSILSGLPQHQNGMYGLHQGAHHFNSFDEVQSLPLLLSKANIHTGIIGKKHIGPGSVYPFDFAYTEENNSVLQVGRNITRIKLLVRKFFQIHKEEEQKKNNENSVQDPNRPFFLYVAFHDTHRCGHSQPQYGPFCEKFGNGEKGMGRIPDWTPQYYTPDQVKVPPFIPDTPAARADLAAQYTTVSRLDQGIGLVLQELREAGYDNDTLVIYSSDNGIPFPNGRTNLYWSGTAEPMLVSSPEHRERWGQTSTAYVSLLDITPTVLDWFSIPYPSYSLPSSPSAPVQLTGRSLLPALVTEPTTWDTVFASQSLHEVTMFYPMRSVHQGAYHLLHNLHYRMPFPIDQDFYVSPTFQDILNRTQAGVSTHWFKTLQQYYYRERWELYHTRSDPLEIRNLASDATYRPVLDSLRQRLLKWQWATGDPWVCGPDHVLEEKLEPRCRPLHNGL; the protein is encoded by the exons ATGCGTctctttttactactttttctcACACTGTTTTTACATTGTACGGCGCAAACCAAGAGGAGGAATGTACTGCTTATAATCG CTGACGATGCCGGTTTTGAGACGGAGGTGTACAATAACTCAGTGGTGCACACTCCAAACCTGCGATCTTTGGCCAAACGCAGTCTGATCTTCAACAACGCCTTCACCTCCGTCAGCAGCTGCTCACCCAGCCGCTCCTCCATCCTCTCGGGACTCCCGCAA CACCAGAATGGCATGTATGGCCTTCATCAGGGAGCCCATCATTTCAACTCATTTGATGAAGTGCAAAGTCTACCCCTGCTTCTCAGTAAAGCCAATATACATACAG GTATAATAGGTAAGAAGCACATTGGACCAGGGTCTGTCTATCCCTTTGATTTTGCCTACACAGAGGAGAACAACTCTGTGCTTCAAGTTGGGAGGAACATCACTCGAATCAAACTTTTAGTGCGAAAGTTTTTCCAAATACATAAAGAGGAAGAACAAAAGAAGAACAATGAAAACAGTGTCCAAGATCCCAACAGGCCATTCTTCCTCTATGTGGCTTTTCACGACACTCACAGATGTGGACACTCACAGCCGCAGTATGGGCCCTTCTGTGAGAAATTTGGAAATGGAGAAAAAGGGATGGGCAGGATCCCTGATTGGACACCTCAATACTACACACCAGATCAAGTCAAG GTTCCTCCTTTTATTCCAGACACTCCAGCTGCTAGAGCCGATTTAGCAGCTCAATACACCACAGTGAGTCGGCTTGACCAAG GCATTGGTCTAGTCCTCCAGGAACTCAGAGAAGCTGGTTATGACAATGACACACTGGTAATCTACAGTTCAGATAATGGTATCCCATTCCCAAATGGAAGGACTAACCTGTACTGGTCTGGAACAGCAGAGCCCATGCTCGTGTCGTCTCCAGAGCACAGAGAGCGATGGGGGCAGACGAGTACAGCCTACGTGAGCCTGCTGG ATATCACCCCCACTGTTCTGGACTGGTTTTCTATTCCATACCCGTCCTACAGCCTGCCCAGCAGCCCCTCTGCTCCAGTCCAGCTCACAGGACGCTCTTTACTCCCTGCTCTGGTCACAGAGCCCACCACGTGGGACACTGTGTTTGCCAGTCAGTCCCTCCATGAA gtGACTATGTTCTATCCAATGCGTtctgtccaccagggggcataCCACCTTCTTCACAACCTTCACTATCGCATGCCTTTCCCCATTGACCAAGACTTCTACGTTTCCCCCACCTTCCAGGACATCTTAAATCGGACGCAGGCTGGGGTTTCGACACACTGGTTCAAAACTCTGCAGCAGTATTACTACAGGGAACGCTGGGAGCTGTACCACACCAG GTCTGACCCTCTGGAGATAAGAAACCTAGCCTCTGATGCCACGTACAGGCCTGTGCTGGACAGCCTGAGGCAGAGGCTGCTGAAGTGGCAGTGGGCAACGGGGGACCCCTGGGTCTGTGGACCGGACCATGTCCTGGAGGAGAAGCTCGAGCCACGCTGCAGACCACTCCACAATGGGCTCTAA
- the npb gene encoding neuropeptide B, with product MERSVRLAVVCVSVSLLISVHPVEAWYKQSTGPSYYSVGRASGLLSGIRRSPYVRRAESEEVVEGDETAGNNLISDTNRQISILKNMAICVKDISPNLKSCELLRDGTGTFQCKADVFLTLDSLDCLSA from the exons ATGGAGAGATCCGTGCGACTCGCCGTGGTGTGCGTCAGCGTGTCTTTACTCATCTCGGTCCATCCCGTAGAAGCGTGGTACAAGCAGTCTACCGGGCCCAGCTACTACTCAGTGGGGCGCGCCTCAGGGCTCCTGTCCGGCATCAGGCGGTCACCGTATGTCCGGAGGGCCGAGTCCGAAGAAGTCGTAGAGGGCGACGAGACGGCGGGAAACAACTTGATCTCGGACACCAACCGGCAAATCtccatcctcaaaaacatg GCCATTTGTGTAAAAGACATTTCCCCGAACCTGAAGAGCTGTGAGCTGCTGCGGGACGGCACGGGCACGTTCCAGTGCAAAGCAGACGTGTTCCTGACGCTGGACTCTCTGGACTGTTTGTCCGCCTGA